From Juglans regia cultivar Chandler chromosome 6, Walnut 2.0, whole genome shotgun sequence, the proteins below share one genomic window:
- the LOC118348652 gene encoding uncharacterized protein LOC118348652 translates to MDKAWMHIEDRLRSNEYGQGVRQFMAMAQANAPSSDRIRCPCRRCRNRQFHPLSLVEDHLFIIGIDSTYTEWIFHGEDDPFHHATFSDDEPDHASADNDYIDDVDEMLEDIRVGSFVDNSSRTDADADANDDIDSYNPPTNLTFNELVADARQPLYPSCAKFSRLSFIVKLLHIKTIGGWTVKSFDMVIKLLQAAFLDALFPDSYNDARRLQCGLGFSYEKIHVCPNDCALFWKENAEYNQCPKCNASRWVSSSSVQQKIPQKVLRYFPLKSRLQRLFLSKKTAQAMRWHVEERVDDPTCMSHPADSRVWKDFDHKHGWFSQDFRHVRLGLASDGFNPFNNMSKPYSIWPALGNDIDVFLRPLVDELRELWEDAYANLSGWSTKGKMACPVCTAETDSKWLVYGRKHCYMGHRRWLVPDHNWRRKKSAFNGCDEHRLQPSRVAREDLLEQLLGVSHVIFGKSSSKRKRTPNQLNWTKKSIFFDLPYWLDLRLKHNLDVMHIEKNICDNVLGTLLNIEGKTKDSANARRDLENIGIRKELHLVHDGDRISMSLACYMLNLNERRNFCAWLSVVKFPDGFASNIGRCVNVSEGKIKGMKSHDCHIFMQALLPVVIGGLLQPNVRQALIDLSSFFKELCSRTLTLSVLHRLQANIPIILCKLEMIFPPAFFDIMVHLAIHLPEEALLAGPVQYRWMYPFERYLGKFKRYVRNRACPEGSITEAYVHLEYITERNATMMVLCLRLRQGMSQVYLFSRKREHYNKMKEEDQNNIDRRHQSQFPAWFRSRIRELRAVSPSEVTNDIYALACGPDPWVASYAGCIMNGVRFHTKERKRHRRTQNNGVVVHGEHQGSPTDFYGVLHDIIELRYMGWLKVYLFSCAWYDVGDLRRGIRYMDHLTLVNTARQWYKDEPFALACQALQVFYLTDPTLGESWQVVQKTTNRNVYNIRLMTTVEEDPVDESSGGEADDEVHTNVVNYPPIIESEYGMSDPLHRVDEEHLPVDPSIISHRHSSQLVDDEEFIDDDPLDDVLGMDDINDDDTSGSESEPHLHDEETDDDDGIIDFLNFIFIKA, encoded by the exons ATGGATAAGGCTTGGATGCATATTGAAGATAGATTGCGTTCCAATGAATATGGTCAAGGTGTTAGACAATTCATGGCGATGGCTCAAGCCAATGCACCTAGTTCTGACCGTATTAGGTGTCCATGTCGGCGATGCCGAAATAGACAATTCCACCCTCTTAGTCTGGTTGAAGATCATCTGTTCATTATAGGGATCGATTCAACTTATACTGAATGGATCTTCCATGGGGAAGATGATCCTTTTCATCATGCTACATTTTCTGACGATGAACCTGATCATGCATCGGCTGATAACGACTACATTGATGATGTGGACGAGATGTTAGAAGACATCCGGGTGGGGTCATTTGTGGATAATTCATCTAGAACTGATGCCGATGCAGACGCAAATGATGATATAGATAGTTATAATCCTCCAACAAACCTTACTTTCAACGAGTTGGTAGCTGACGCACGACAGCCACTTTATCCTTCTTGTGCAAAGTTCTCAAGGTTATCATTCATAGTCAAGTTACTTCACATCAAGACAATTGGCGGGTGGACTGTGAAGTCCTTTGACATGGTCATCAAGCTTTTGCAAGCTGCATTTCTGGATGCTCTTTTCCCTGACTCATATAACGATGCTCGCCGCTTGCAATGTGGGTTGGGCTTTAGTTACGAAAAGATTCATGTTTGCCCAAATGATTGTGcattgttttggaaggagaacGCTGAGTACAATCAATGCCCTAAATGCAATGCATCTAGGTGGGTTTCAAGCTCAAGTGTTCAACAGAAGATACCCCAAAAAGTTCTCCGATATTTCCCTCTGAAGTCACGCTTGCAGAGGCTATTTCTATCAAAGAAGACAGCCCAAGCAATGAGATGGCATGTCGAAGAACGTGTTGATGATCCGACCTGCATGAGCCATCCAGCAGATTCTAGGGTATGGAAAGACTTTGATCACAAACATGGATGGTTTTCCCAAGATTTTCGCCATGTTAGACTTGGTCTAGCGAGTGATGGGTTTAATCCCTTCAATAACATGAGCAAACCGTACAGCATATGGCCG GCACTAGGAAATGATATAGATGTGTTTTTGCGTCCTCTtgtagatgagttgagagagtTATGGGAAGATG CATACGCCAATCTTTCTGGATGGAGCACAAAGGGTAAGATGGCATGCCCTGTATGTACAGCTGAAACTGATTCTAAGTGGTTAGTATATGGGCGCAAACATTGCTATATGGGTCATCGACGGTGGTTGGTGCCAGATCACAATTGGAGACGGAAAAAGAGTGCTTTTAATGGATGTGATGAGCACCGGCTCCAACCATCAAGGGTTGCCAGAGAGGATTTGCTAGAGCAATTACTTGGGGTCTCACATGTGATCTTTGGCAAATCTTCGTCAAAGAGGAAACGGACACCCAATCAActaaattggacaaaaaaaagtatattttttgaccTTCCTTACTGGTTAGACTTAAGATTGAAACATAACTTggatgtcatgcatattgagaaaaacataTGTGATAACGTGTTGGGAACATTGTTgaatattgaaggaaaaactaaGGACTCCGCCAATGCGCGAAGGGATTTGGAAAATATTGGAATAAGGAAAGAATTGCACCTTGTACATGATGGTGATCGTATTTCTATGAGTCTTGCATGCTACATGTTAAATTTAAATGAGCGAAGGAATTTTTGTGCATGGTTGTCGGTAGTAAAATTTCCTGATGGTTTTGCCTCAAACATTGGCCGGTGTGTAAATGTCAGTGAGGgaaaaatcaaaggaatgaaGAGCCATGATTGTCATATCTTTATGCAAGCACTCTTGCCAGTTGTGATTGGTGGGTTGTTACAACCGAATGTCCGTCAAGCATTAATAGATTTAAGCTCATTCTTCAAAGAATTATGTTCACGAACTTTGACCTTATCAGTGTTGCATCGGCTACAAGCTAATATCCCCATCATTCTCTGTAAACTAGAAATGATATTCCCCCCCGCattttttgatatcatggtgCATCTTGCTATTCATTTGCCAGAGGAGGCATTGCTGGCAGGACCTGTGCAATACAGATGGATGTACCCTTTTGAAAGGTACCTAGGGAAGTTCAAGCGGTACGTCCGCAATAGAGCCTGTCCTGAAGGCTCAATTACGGAGGCATATGTTCATCTCGAGT ATATAACTGAGAGGAATGCAACAATGATGGTCCTGTGCCTTCGGCTTCGTCAGGGAATGAGCCAAGTTTATCTGTTTTCTCGCAAAAG AGAGCACTATAACAAGATGAAAGAAGAGGACCAGAATAACATCGATCGTAGGCACCAGAGTCAATTCCCAGCATGGTTCAGATCACGC ATTCGAGAGTTGCGTGCAGTTAGTCCAAGTGAGGTCACCAATGACATATATGCATTAGCATGTGGTCCAGATCCGTGGGTCGCATCATATGCCGGATGCATAATGAATGGAGTTCGGTTTCATACAAAAGAGCGTAAAAGGCATCGCCGCACCCAAAACAACGGGGTGGTTGTTCATGGTGAACATCAAGGATCCCCTACTGACTTCTACGGTGTGTTGCATGACATTATAGAATTACGTTACATGGGTTGGCTTAAGGTATATTTGTTTAGCTGTGCTTGGTATGACGTTGGTGACCTAAGAAGGGGGATACGTTATATGGACCACTTAACGTTAGTGAATACTGCTAGGCAATGGTATAAAGATGAGCCTTTTGCCTTAGCGTGCCAAGCGTTGCAAGTGTTTTACCTAACGGATCCGACATTGGGGGAAAGCTGGCAAGTCGTACAAAAGACTACTAATAGGAATGTTTACAACATTCGCTTGATGACTACTGTTGAGGAGGACCCTGTTGATGAATCCTCTGGGGGTGAAGCAGACGATGAGGTTCACACTAATGTTGTCAATTATCCTCCTATTATTGAGAGTGAATATGGCATGTCTGATCCATTGCATCGAGTCGATGAAGAGCATTTGCCCGTTGATCCGTCAATTATATCACATCGACACTCGTCCCAACTAGTTGACGATGAGGaatttattgatgatgatccACTTGATGATGTATTGGGGATGGATGACATAAATGACGATGATACCTCCGGTAGCGAGTCCGAGCCTCACTTGCATGATGAGGAGacggatgatgatgatggtatTATTgatttcctaaattttattttcattaaagcTTAA
- the LOC118348777 gene encoding putative F-box protein At3g21120 produces MLSRHLPEDVVAEILSTLPVKSLMRFKSVSKAWYALIRNPHFITKHHTFAISDHNRNHCRRVVLERYRPIHTPRFSMHSNDTLEFSGDIHLIPQLFSEDINPVLFIGSCNGIVCVVGISAERFHFGPDPDRAWEIGLWNPATRESKRLPFVPRPPDFVPFPPDFIVPSYKFGFGIDLNTNDFKVVKITCFYSPRHYQVEVYNLTTDSWRVIDASLNSADFIKKSNFPSYLNGFCYWLIFPQRCDREHNLLLSFDMSNEMFREIMLPHDVGSLADIAIINDSVAVIFPTYSNSSRNDVGLSMEYEIWVMNESIVECSWTKLFTIAVPSRPLQFRDDGLIVLNSGHCVSDKKCLVLFDPRTGELKNLPIYDEGPEMLDLVSYKESLVLVNGWKNVLEQQDT; encoded by the coding sequence ATGTTGAGCCGCCATCTCCCAGAGGACGTGGTGGCTGAAATTTTGTCGACGCTGCCGGTAAAATCGTTGATGCGATTTAAATCTGTGAGTAAAGCCTGGTATGCTCTCATCAGAAAccctcatttcatcacaaagcACCACACTTTCGCCATTTCTGATCACAATCGCAATCACTGTCGTCGAGTCGTCCTTGAGCGTTACCGACCAATACATACCCCACGTTTCTCCATGCACTCTAACGACACCCTGGAGTTTTCCGGCGACATACATCTCATCCCACAATTGTTCTCAGAAGATATTAACCCAGTACTTTTCATCGGTTCCTGTAATGGAATAGTTTGCGTTGTTGGTATTTCTGCAGAGCGTTTTCATTTTGGTCCTGATCCAGACCGGGCTTGGGAGATAGGGCTTTGGAATCCTGCAACCAGAGAATCTAAGAGGCTTCCGTTTGTCCCTCGCCCGCCTGATTTTGTCCCTTTCCCCCCCGATTTTATCGTCCCGAGTTACAAGTTTGGCTTTGGTATTGATCTCAACACAAATGACTTCAAGGTGGTTAAAATCACGTGCTTCTATTCTCCGCGGCATTACCAAGTTGAGGTATACAACCTTACTACTGATTCTTGGAGAGTGATTGATGCATCCCTCAACTCAGccgattttattaaaaaatctaattttcctTCATACTTAAATGGATTCTGTTATTGGTTGATTTTTCCTCAGCGTTGCGACAGGGAGCATAATTTATTGCTTTCCTTTGATATGAGCAATGAGATGTTCCGGGAAATAATGTTGCCTCATGATGTAGGATCTCTTGCTGACATTGCCATTATCAATGACTCTGTAGCTGTGATTTTTCCTACGTATAGTAATAGTAGTAGGAATGACGTTGGATTATCAATGGAGTATGAAATATGGGTGATGAACGAGTCTATTGTGGAATGTTCTTGGACTAAACTATTTACGATTGCAGTACCCAGCCGTCCTTTACAATTTCGGGACGATGGTTTGATTGTGCTTAACAGCGGCCATTGTGTTTCAGATAAGAAATGTTTGGTATTGTTTGATCCAAGAACAGGAGAATTAAAGAATCTTCCAATATATGACGAAGGCCCGGAAATGCTTGATCTGGTGAGTTACAAAGAGAGCCTAGTTTTAGTTAATGGATGGAAGAATGTGCTTGAGCAACAAGACACTTGA
- the LOC108997774 gene encoding ribonuclease 1-like translates to MEVKITFLLAASFLLLTSPDFTATVLGEEFSYYKLALQWPNSVCNVGVPCSKKPDEIKTDYQRFLIHGLWPFWPNNSALAPCPGNELTSSQVKGIKDSLKKYWPNLLRPDDFSFWKYEWATHGRCLGLEPSVYFNDAIELRTRYNDYIGLNDKGCRPSPNPYKRITIYNALYEALGEKHGQLKRNMRNGGYQLLEVYICFDRQKKVRDCPFRYTQCGDNDQVSVLYPTSNTVRPINGSKEIQG, encoded by the exons ATGGAAGTGAAAATCACATTTTTGCTTGCTGCTTCGTTCTTATTACTCACTAGTCCTGATTTTACCGCTACAGTTTTGGGAG AGGAATTCTCATATTACAAGTTGGCACTCCAATGGCCAAATTCTGTATGCAATGTCGGTGTTCCTTGTTCAAAGAAACCCGATGAGATTAAAACGGACTATCAAAGATTTTTAATACACGGACTGTGGCCTTTCTGGCCAAATAATTCTGCGCTAGCTCCTTGTCCGGGAAATGAATTGACAAGTAGCCAG GTGAAAGGTATAAAAGATTCGCTAAAAAAGTATTGGCCAAATCTTCTTCGCCCAGATGACTTTAGCTTCTGGAAGTATGAGTGGGCGACACATGGTAGATGCCTTGGTCTAGAGCCATCCGTGTACTTCAACGATGCAATTGAACTTAGAACACGCTATAACGATTATATTGGTTTAAATGACAAAG GTTGTCGACCGAGCCCCAATCCATACAAGCGGATAACTATCTATAATGCGTTGTATGAAGCACTTGGCGAAAAACATGGACAATTGAAACGCAACATGAGAAACGGTGGTTATCAGCTGCTTGAGGTTTATATTTGCTTTGACCGTCAAAAGAAGGTTCGTGATTGTCCATTTCGGTACACCCAATGCGGTGACAATGATCAAGTATCAGTTCTTTACCCCACCAGCAATACTGTGCGCCCAATTAATGG ATCCAAGGAGATCCAAGGATAG